A window of Pirellula sp. SH-Sr6A contains these coding sequences:
- a CDS encoding GNAT family N-acetyltransferase: MSHYQVSRVETRKQQKQFMELLWELYKGDPNWIPPLRMNQEELVGFRRHPFYENAKCRPFIVEKDGKVVGRIVGIINHGHNQRYKEKRGFFGFFDCIDDQEAANHLFRAAAEYLKSEGMTDVRGPCNPSLNYELGTLVEGFDTPPTFMMTYNWPYYDKLIRGFGFEKTQDLYAFEGHIDMLDNIDPKLKFVIDEVKRRFNVTLRPASRKHFDKEIQLFLNIYNRALQSTWGFVPLTEAESKAIGFSLKFLIDPAVTSFVEVDGQPVGVGLGLPDYNPLIKKIDGKLFPFGFLRLLWGKKKIKKIRVISTNVVPEYQRWGLGLVALERMLPDCLANGIEEAEFSWVLESNDLSRGSLERAGTKRTKTYRLYDRSLSDIN; this comes from the coding sequence ATGAGCCACTACCAAGTTTCCCGCGTTGAGACCCGAAAACAACAAAAACAATTCATGGAGCTGCTGTGGGAGCTCTACAAGGGGGATCCAAATTGGATACCTCCATTGCGTATGAACCAAGAAGAATTGGTTGGGTTTCGCCGCCATCCCTTCTACGAAAACGCGAAGTGCCGCCCGTTCATCGTGGAGAAGGACGGGAAAGTCGTCGGCCGCATCGTTGGGATCATTAACCATGGGCACAATCAGCGTTACAAAGAGAAGCGGGGCTTTTTTGGGTTCTTCGACTGCATCGATGATCAAGAGGCAGCGAACCATTTATTTCGAGCCGCCGCTGAGTACTTGAAGAGCGAAGGGATGACCGATGTCCGAGGCCCCTGCAATCCGTCGCTCAACTACGAGCTAGGAACGCTCGTGGAAGGATTCGATACGCCTCCCACCTTCATGATGACTTACAACTGGCCCTATTACGACAAACTCATACGCGGTTTCGGTTTCGAGAAGACACAAGACTTGTATGCGTTCGAGGGGCATATCGACATGCTCGATAACATCGATCCGAAGCTCAAGTTCGTGATCGATGAAGTCAAACGACGGTTTAACGTCACACTCCGGCCTGCCAGCCGCAAGCACTTCGACAAAGAGATTCAACTCTTCTTGAACATCTACAATCGGGCACTTCAAAGTACTTGGGGGTTTGTACCGCTGACGGAGGCCGAGAGCAAAGCGATCGGTTTCAGCTTGAAGTTCTTGATCGATCCCGCTGTAACGTCGTTCGTCGAAGTCGATGGTCAGCCCGTCGGCGTTGGGCTTGGCCTTCCAGACTACAATCCGCTCATCAAGAAGATCGATGGCAAACTCTTCCCATTCGGATTCTTGCGACTTCTTTGGGGCAAAAAGAAGATCAAGAAAATTCGGGTTATCAGCACGAATGTGGTTCCGGAGTACCAGCGTTGGGGATTGGGCTTGGTCGCGCTCGAAAGGATGCTTCCCGACTGTTTGGCGAATGGAATCGAAGAAGCCGAGTTTTCTTGGGTTCTCGAAAGCAACGATCTTTCTCGCGGTTCATTAGAGCGCGCCGGTACGAAGCGAACCAAAACCTATCGACTTTACGACAGATCGCTGTCCGACATCAACTAA
- a CDS encoding hydrolase has protein sequence METRIMEAARTWLIAHQDTMRDELIALCNLNSSSDNLAGLATVETFLEEYFSPLGLPIQKLPLPVFAVQDDYGNAALQSTTHALRWDWVGEQATPDRRLLLTIHYDTVYGKTDPFQRCVSYEVEGEARLRGPGVIDAKGGIVVMRWALMAAMRFLKPSSLNMTVILTPDEEIGSPASTSLWKEIAPDYQFAMLYEPTLADGAFVHTRKGTGTYTLIVRGKAAHSGRNFHQGKNAIVHASRVAIQIDALNNVRPGVTFNVGRIRGGDAVNVVPDMCVVRVNVRVNDDDDRIWAEKKIQQVVDLFQLSEVDHSIALHGGIHSAPKTVNKPTEHWMRELETVAAVLGQPVTWRASGGASDGNKLAGFGVPNLDTFGPEGDALHSDKEWVRVASLPTKAALSLAMIDRFHTERECLASM, from the coding sequence ATGGAAACCCGAATAATGGAAGCCGCGAGGACGTGGCTTATCGCACATCAGGACACCATGCGGGACGAATTGATTGCTCTGTGCAATCTAAACTCCAGTTCGGACAACTTGGCGGGACTCGCTACGGTCGAGACCTTTTTGGAGGAGTACTTTTCTCCGCTCGGCTTACCGATCCAGAAACTCCCCTTGCCAGTATTCGCCGTGCAGGACGACTACGGCAATGCGGCACTTCAGTCGACCACTCACGCATTGCGTTGGGATTGGGTTGGGGAGCAAGCGACCCCTGATCGCCGGTTGCTTTTAACCATTCACTATGACACGGTATACGGCAAGACCGACCCGTTCCAACGATGTGTATCCTACGAAGTAGAGGGTGAGGCTCGGCTTCGGGGGCCGGGTGTGATCGATGCCAAGGGCGGGATCGTCGTGATGCGCTGGGCATTGATGGCGGCGATGCGATTCCTCAAACCCTCCAGCTTGAACATGACCGTTATCCTCACGCCGGATGAGGAGATCGGCTCCCCTGCGTCGACGAGTCTGTGGAAAGAGATTGCTCCGGACTACCAATTTGCGATGCTTTACGAACCCACCTTAGCCGATGGTGCATTCGTCCACACTCGCAAGGGGACGGGAACTTATACCTTGATTGTTCGGGGTAAGGCTGCACATTCCGGTCGCAATTTCCATCAAGGGAAAAATGCAATCGTCCATGCGAGTCGAGTCGCCATTCAGATCGATGCTCTGAACAACGTCCGCCCCGGCGTCACTTTTAATGTCGGCAGAATACGCGGTGGGGATGCCGTCAACGTCGTTCCCGATATGTGCGTGGTACGGGTCAATGTACGCGTCAACGACGACGACGATCGCATTTGGGCCGAGAAAAAGATCCAGCAAGTCGTGGATCTCTTTCAGCTCTCTGAGGTGGACCATAGCATCGCATTGCATGGCGGAATCCATTCGGCTCCGAAAACGGTGAACAAACCGACGGAGCATTGGATGCGAGAGCTCGAAACCGTCGCGGCCGTTCTTGGTCAGCCGGTCACGTGGCGAGCGTCTGGTGGAGCGAGCGATGGCAACAAACTTGCAGGTTTCGGCGTCCCAAATCTTGATACCTTTGGTCCGGAGGGCGACGCACTGCACAGCGACAAAGAATGGGTTCGAGTCGCCAGCTTGCCCACCAAAGCGGCCTTGAGTCTGGCGATGATTGACCGCTTTCACACAGAACGAGAATGTTTGGCAAGTATGTGA
- a CDS encoding polysaccharide biosynthesis/export family protein: MDCAVGGSGPKKWCDATPANFQPLIHGEYIGPVRLPALLEYRVRVNDEVTFTYIPNRERSQGDYRLMVGDSIQMSSVSDESLRREKITVQPDGKIYVPVLDTPVEASGKTISQLRRDLEAAYKKYIVSPAINVESVSVNTALADLLDSVNGPFAAGGRAFSTVVNPDGRIQLPMVGGVYVLGLTLDEIKREINLRYRDRVAGIDVEPRLTRAAPHSFHVYGQVAQPGRFEMNGPTTVTAGLAQAGGISIGGNGRQVVIFRREQDWRLISTVLDLRGAHLGKVPNPSDEIWLRDSDLIIVPERPITRFGQAAQLIFTDGIYRVIPFTIQK, from the coding sequence ATGGACTGCGCCGTGGGTGGATCGGGACCGAAAAAGTGGTGCGATGCCACGCCTGCGAACTTCCAACCGTTGATCCACGGCGAGTACATCGGCCCGGTTCGTTTACCCGCATTGCTCGAGTATCGCGTGCGCGTCAACGACGAAGTGACGTTTACCTACATCCCCAATCGGGAACGTTCGCAAGGGGATTACAGATTGATGGTCGGCGATTCGATCCAGATGAGCTCCGTCTCGGACGAATCGCTCCGTCGCGAAAAAATCACCGTCCAGCCCGATGGAAAGATTTATGTACCCGTCTTGGACACGCCGGTGGAAGCATCGGGCAAAACCATTTCTCAGCTGCGAAGAGATCTTGAGGCGGCGTACAAAAAGTACATTGTCAGCCCTGCGATCAATGTGGAGTCTGTCAGCGTCAACACCGCGCTCGCCGACTTGCTCGATTCGGTCAATGGCCCGTTTGCCGCGGGCGGTCGCGCGTTTTCCACCGTCGTGAACCCAGATGGGAGGATCCAGCTTCCGATGGTAGGGGGAGTTTACGTGCTCGGCCTCACTCTGGATGAAATCAAGCGTGAGATCAATCTTCGCTACCGCGATCGAGTCGCTGGAATCGATGTGGAGCCGAGGCTCACACGGGCGGCACCGCACTCCTTCCACGTCTACGGCCAAGTCGCTCAACCCGGTCGTTTCGAAATGAATGGTCCCACGACCGTCACGGCGGGGCTTGCGCAAGCGGGAGGGATCTCGATTGGGGGAAATGGGAGGCAAGTGGTTATATTCCGGCGGGAGCAAGATTGGCGTCTTATTTCCACCGTGCTCGATCTTCGTGGAGCTCATCTGGGTAAAGTCCCGAATCCTTCCGATGAAATATGGCTTCGCGATTCCGATCTAATCATTGTTCCAGAAAGGCCGATCACTCGGTTTGGCCAAGCCGCGCAGTTGATCTTTACCGACGGTATCTATCGCGTCATCCCCTTTACGATCCAGAAGTAG
- a CDS encoding metallophosphoesterase yields the protein MTSVHFRLIGDVHGRMQERVRRADRDKDRRTMPAIWRDPRVRGRSYLKLISDANYSLQVGDLSLDYTDMQHVDPKKHRAIAGNHDHLGRLPPHFLGDYGMHSIPLAEGELRFFFARGAESIDKASRVEGLNWWHDEELNAEQASQALHLYDQQRPNMVVTHDCPAELVQSIATLPHRLPWSATNRFLQDLFDLHAPQWWFFGHHHKNWVFQHPRGTRFICLASLAHFDFDENGRSISWKPE from the coding sequence ATGACTTCGGTTCATTTTCGTCTCATCGGTGATGTTCACGGTCGGATGCAGGAACGTGTTCGCCGTGCAGACCGAGACAAAGACCGACGTACCATGCCCGCGATTTGGAGAGACCCTCGCGTTCGCGGTCGTTCGTATTTGAAGTTGATATCGGATGCAAACTACTCGCTGCAGGTGGGTGATCTTTCGCTCGATTACACCGATATGCAGCATGTGGATCCGAAGAAACATCGGGCCATCGCGGGTAATCATGACCATCTCGGACGGCTGCCACCCCATTTTCTCGGGGACTATGGCATGCATTCAATCCCGCTTGCCGAAGGGGAGCTCCGTTTCTTTTTTGCACGTGGGGCGGAGAGTATCGACAAGGCCTCGCGGGTAGAGGGGCTGAATTGGTGGCATGATGAAGAATTGAATGCGGAGCAGGCATCTCAAGCGCTTCACCTTTACGACCAGCAGAGGCCAAACATGGTCGTCACGCACGATTGCCCTGCGGAGTTGGTACAGAGCATCGCGACGCTTCCCCACCGGTTACCTTGGAGCGCTACCAATCGGTTCTTACAAGACCTATTCGACCTTCATGCTCCACAGTGGTGGTTCTTCGGACACCATCACAAGAATTGGGTGTTTCAGCATCCGCGCGGAACAAGATTTATTTGTTTAGCTTCTCTGGCTCACTTTGACTTTGACGAAAACGGACGATCGATTTCATGGAAACCCGAATAA
- a CDS encoding PSD1 and planctomycete cytochrome C domain-containing protein, whose product MMQRSPQAILGNLLLSTLFCFVCIASSPARGDEPIEFNRDIRPILSQTCFRCHGLDAKTREAGLRLDTASDAYAIREGESAAIKPGSLGESLVWQRIISTDPESVMPPPSANRQLSEEEKKMLEKWIAQGATYQQHWAFEPLKKSDREIDIDRELNLAIDQNHLQRNPIADAATRVRRVALTLTGLPPDPADVTSLSTNPSRANYERIVDKYLTSPHFGEEMAKHWLDLARYGDTHGLHLDNDRSIWAYRDWVVRAFNANQPFDQFTIDQIAGDLLPNPTQDQWIATGFNRCNVTTSEGGAINEEFLFRYAVDRTSTTVQTWLGLTAGCAVCHDHKYDPLSTKEFYSLYAFFYNAADPAMDGNISTTAPFKRLISAEQQKELDALQQQENTEREKLLEIARNYERRTPITSAGVQAGENLPHRASQVWIDDEFPLESRTRNTSRNKENWRMESSAPMGVRFLSQSFGNRFEQTISGGWPVLQVPKNGTLQFWVRLDRYEPASAITVSVKAGSKSARWTWANSPEDAMSIDRGAKSPTGPLPVPGVWTQLSVSLNDLPAEEVQDLHIGLFGGNCDWDGFVATGEFSSADGSGLETWWTTQKNKSLPLALGKQAEAIKQGAQSDIGKEQRASVEEYYFAYVTDSVSDELKEQRVRWRRAGVRRQMLEDSLAGSMVFGDVAKPREAFVMTRGQYDQKGEPVEPGTPAILPKLAKQKDAPLNRLDLARWLVSPENPLTARVTVNRFWQQVFGVGLVKTSDDFGTQGTPPSHPRLLDELAVDFRDHGWDVKRLMKQLVMTEAFQRFGSVTPDQLALDPENRYVARGPRLRLDAEQLRDNILAVSGLLNPEMGGPGFKTYQPPNIWEPVGYGDSNTRYYVQDHGPILYKRSIYAYLKRTAPPPFMTNFDAPNREQFCSRRERSNTPLQALQLMNDIQYLEAARYLAAKTIESGYLQSEEQIQYVVHKALLRPATVSESKTLLDAYRQFRERLAASPEDAGRIAQLGEKPKSATASDLDVASLALVINIVFNLDEFLNRN is encoded by the coding sequence ATGATGCAGCGTTCACCCCAAGCCATTCTTGGGAACCTCCTTCTATCGACCCTTTTCTGCTTTGTTTGCATCGCGAGCTCTCCGGCGAGAGGGGACGAGCCGATTGAATTCAATCGCGATATTCGCCCGATTCTTTCGCAAACCTGCTTTCGTTGCCATGGCTTGGATGCCAAAACACGAGAAGCGGGACTGAGACTGGACACGGCGTCGGATGCCTACGCTATCCGGGAAGGGGAATCGGCCGCGATCAAACCGGGAAGCCTGGGAGAGAGCCTCGTTTGGCAAAGGATTATTTCCACGGATCCGGAGTCGGTCATGCCTCCCCCCTCCGCCAATCGTCAGTTGAGCGAAGAGGAAAAGAAGATGTTGGAGAAGTGGATCGCGCAGGGAGCGACCTATCAACAGCATTGGGCGTTCGAACCCTTGAAGAAATCGGATCGCGAAATCGACATCGATCGCGAACTGAACCTCGCCATCGATCAGAATCACTTGCAGAGAAATCCGATCGCCGATGCTGCGACGCGCGTGCGGCGTGTTGCGTTGACATTGACCGGGCTTCCCCCCGATCCTGCCGATGTAACGAGTTTGAGCACCAATCCATCGCGTGCAAACTACGAACGGATTGTGGACAAGTACTTGACCAGTCCTCATTTCGGAGAGGAGATGGCGAAGCATTGGTTGGATCTGGCTCGATACGGAGATACGCACGGACTCCATTTGGACAACGATCGATCGATTTGGGCATACCGAGACTGGGTTGTCCGTGCTTTCAATGCCAATCAGCCTTTTGACCAATTCACAATTGACCAGATTGCGGGTGATTTGCTCCCCAATCCCACCCAAGATCAATGGATCGCAACCGGTTTCAATCGTTGCAATGTTACGACGAGCGAAGGGGGAGCCATCAACGAGGAGTTCTTGTTCCGGTATGCGGTCGATAGAACCAGTACGACAGTGCAGACTTGGTTGGGGCTCACCGCCGGATGCGCAGTATGCCACGATCATAAATACGATCCCCTTTCGACCAAAGAGTTCTACTCGCTCTATGCGTTTTTCTACAATGCAGCCGATCCCGCCATGGATGGGAATATCTCGACGACCGCTCCGTTCAAGCGGCTAATCTCTGCGGAACAGCAGAAGGAACTCGATGCGCTGCAGCAACAAGAAAACACAGAGCGAGAGAAGCTTCTCGAAATTGCCAGAAACTACGAGCGACGGACGCCCATCACCAGCGCAGGAGTGCAGGCTGGCGAGAATCTTCCCCATCGCGCGTCCCAAGTTTGGATCGATGACGAGTTTCCCCTGGAAAGCCGCACTCGCAACACGTCTCGAAATAAAGAGAATTGGCGAATGGAATCCTCGGCTCCCATGGGAGTTCGGTTCTTGAGCCAATCGTTCGGTAATCGATTCGAACAGACGATCTCAGGAGGCTGGCCTGTACTTCAAGTCCCCAAGAATGGGACGCTGCAGTTCTGGGTCAGACTCGATCGATACGAGCCGGCAAGCGCGATCACGGTGTCCGTGAAGGCAGGGAGCAAGTCTGCACGTTGGACTTGGGCCAACTCCCCTGAGGATGCCATGTCGATCGATCGAGGCGCAAAAAGCCCCACAGGGCCCCTTCCTGTTCCTGGAGTCTGGACTCAGCTGTCGGTTTCGCTCAATGACCTACCCGCCGAGGAAGTGCAGGATCTGCACATCGGGCTGTTTGGCGGCAATTGCGATTGGGACGGATTTGTAGCCACCGGAGAGTTTAGCTCTGCCGATGGCAGCGGTTTGGAGACTTGGTGGACAACCCAAAAGAACAAGTCACTTCCATTGGCATTGGGCAAACAGGCCGAGGCAATCAAGCAGGGGGCACAAAGCGATATTGGAAAGGAGCAACGTGCGTCGGTCGAGGAATACTACTTCGCCTACGTCACGGATTCCGTTTCCGATGAACTCAAGGAGCAGCGAGTACGATGGAGGCGAGCGGGAGTTCGACGCCAGATGCTCGAGGACTCCCTGGCAGGTTCGATGGTCTTTGGCGACGTAGCAAAACCGCGGGAAGCCTTTGTGATGACTCGCGGCCAGTACGATCAAAAGGGAGAGCCGGTTGAGCCCGGAACTCCGGCTATCCTGCCAAAACTGGCCAAACAAAAAGATGCACCTCTCAATCGTCTGGATCTTGCTCGGTGGCTGGTCTCCCCTGAGAACCCGCTCACGGCGAGGGTCACCGTGAATCGCTTTTGGCAGCAAGTCTTTGGTGTGGGCCTTGTTAAAACCAGCGACGATTTTGGGACGCAGGGAACGCCTCCGTCACATCCACGTCTGCTGGACGAACTCGCGGTGGACTTCCGAGACCATGGTTGGGATGTCAAACGGTTGATGAAGCAATTGGTGATGACGGAAGCGTTTCAGCGATTCGGGTCCGTAACGCCAGACCAGTTGGCATTGGATCCCGAGAATCGGTATGTCGCGCGAGGACCTCGTTTGAGACTGGATGCCGAGCAACTCCGAGACAATATCTTGGCCGTGTCCGGGTTGCTGAATCCGGAAATGGGAGGGCCTGGATTCAAGACTTATCAACCACCCAACATTTGGGAGCCCGTCGGTTACGGCGATTCCAACACGCGTTACTACGTTCAGGATCACGGCCCCATCCTTTACAAACGGAGTATATACGCGTACTTGAAGAGAACGGCCCCGCCTCCCTTTATGACCAATTTTGACGCTCCCAATCGAGAGCAATTCTGTTCGAGGCGAGAGAGATCCAACACCCCGCTTCAAGCGTTGCAGTTGATGAACGATATTCAGTATCTGGAGGCGGCAAGATACCTTGCGGCGAAGACCATCGAATCCGGGTACCTCCAATCCGAAGAGCAGATTCAGTACGTGGTACACAAGGCATTATTGCGTCCGGCAACCGTTTCGGAATCAAAGACCTTGCTCGATGCCTATCGCCAATTCCGGGAGAGGCTGGCAGCCTCGCCGGAAGACGCGGGCCGGATCGCCCAGTTGGGTGAAAAGCCAAAGAGCGCGACCGCATCGGACCTCGACGTTGCTTCGCTCGCATTGGTCATCAATATCGTTTTCAATTTAGATGAGTTCCTGAATCGGAATTAA
- a CDS encoding GGDEF domain-containing protein — protein MNTTPVLYLMMGLLFGTTFLSVGIALGYWFSKRGQPDYPLSSSSHPLNSLAPAVPSLDETQQIVNAIRNFATWTTDLAGDFSRYQSTLSSLTRRAADGSSIQTKEDVQVLLEQIVAANRLLQERLDSAEQKLEDQTKQLAGYLSEARTDGLTGLANRRAFDQKIEECFSNWIKSQRLFSLALIDIDHFKKINDTYGHPAGDAVLREVALRLKDFSADTIQVARYGGEEFAILLECDAMAAAQVMEKIRLAMCDRTVPAEGHDIPVTLSCGVSQIVAEDRIGKLVRRSDEALYTAKMAGRNRVFIHHGQLCEVFGNPSPTGIVQANTGQDPGASSSSDALEEKILRQIDHILAKHSRSV, from the coding sequence ATGAACACGACTCCGGTCCTATACTTGATGATGGGACTACTCTTCGGAACTACTTTTTTGTCGGTCGGTATCGCTCTTGGTTACTGGTTTTCCAAAAGGGGGCAGCCTGATTACCCCCTCTCATCCAGTTCTCACCCTCTCAACTCCCTCGCCCCCGCCGTTCCGAGCTTGGATGAAACTCAGCAAATCGTCAATGCGATTCGTAACTTCGCGACGTGGACAACCGATTTAGCAGGCGACTTTTCCCGCTACCAATCCACACTAAGTTCTCTCACACGCCGAGCCGCCGATGGGTCGAGCATCCAAACCAAGGAAGATGTTCAAGTCCTTCTCGAACAGATCGTAGCCGCCAACCGGCTATTGCAAGAACGACTCGATTCGGCAGAACAAAAGCTGGAAGATCAAACGAAACAGCTGGCGGGTTACCTCTCCGAAGCTCGCACCGATGGCCTAACAGGTCTGGCCAATCGCAGAGCGTTCGATCAAAAGATCGAAGAGTGTTTTAGCAACTGGATCAAGTCTCAGCGATTGTTCTCGCTCGCGCTCATCGATATCGATCACTTCAAAAAGATAAACGACACCTACGGCCATCCCGCTGGAGATGCTGTGCTTCGGGAAGTCGCGCTTCGACTCAAGGACTTCAGTGCCGATACGATCCAAGTTGCTCGCTACGGTGGTGAGGAATTCGCGATCCTGCTCGAATGCGATGCCATGGCAGCGGCACAAGTCATGGAGAAGATTCGTCTCGCTATGTGCGATCGAACCGTGCCCGCCGAGGGGCATGACATCCCGGTCACCCTGTCGTGCGGAGTCTCGCAGATCGTCGCAGAGGATCGTATTGGCAAACTGGTGCGCCGAAGCGACGAAGCGCTTTACACGGCAAAAATGGCGGGTCGCAACCGGGTCTTTATCCACCACGGACAGCTTTGCGAAGTCTTTGGTAATCCTTCTCCTACTGGAATCGTTCAAGCCAACACGGGGCAAGATCCAGGAGCGTCGAGTTCTAGTGACGCATTGGAAGAAAAAATCCTGAGGCAGATCGATCACATACTTGCCAAACATTCTCGTTCTGTGTGA
- the glgC gene encoding glucose-1-phosphate adenylyltransferase has product MNEALAVILAGGKGTRLEPLTRDRAKPAVPFGGGYRIIDFVLSNCLNSGIRKMLVLTQYKAMSLDRHIGLGWRDYFSRELDEFIDIVPPQQRIDEHWYQGTADAVYQNIYAIEKENPKYLLILAGDHIYKMNYHAMIQFHKEKQADLTIGALQVDVESAKEFGVMQINSDQRIIGFQEKPKNPQTMPNDPNHALASMGIYVFNTRFLFEQLCQDANDPKSAHDFGKNIIPSIIDKRRVFAFPFRDENRKKEAYWRDVGTLDAFYEANMDLVSIDPQLNLYDGSWPIRTHQPNLPPPKFVFGSRGEGDRIGTAIDSIICPGTVVSGGRVVRSVVGPRSRINSYSQVSDSILFEGVEVGRHAKIRNAVIDKNVCIPPGMEIGFDLDLDRSRGFTVSPNGIVTVAKTEDLSMFATNALSSRMRSDNPGKTPTPHQPEQQFTLARHGADMPSREEER; this is encoded by the coding sequence ATGAACGAGGCACTAGCAGTAATCCTGGCGGGCGGAAAAGGTACACGTCTTGAGCCCCTGACGCGGGATCGAGCGAAGCCGGCCGTTCCGTTCGGCGGTGGCTATCGCATCATCGACTTCGTTTTGTCCAACTGTCTGAATAGCGGCATCCGCAAGATGCTTGTCTTGACGCAATACAAAGCCATGAGTTTGGACCGGCACATCGGGCTTGGATGGCGCGATTACTTCAGCCGCGAGTTGGATGAATTCATCGACATTGTTCCTCCCCAACAGCGCATCGATGAGCACTGGTATCAAGGAACAGCCGACGCTGTCTACCAGAACATCTACGCCATAGAGAAGGAGAACCCTAAGTACCTTTTGATTTTGGCTGGCGATCACATCTACAAGATGAACTACCACGCCATGATTCAATTTCATAAAGAAAAGCAGGCGGATCTCACGATAGGGGCTCTGCAGGTGGACGTCGAATCAGCGAAAGAATTCGGCGTGATGCAAATCAACTCCGATCAGCGGATCATCGGCTTCCAAGAAAAGCCAAAGAACCCGCAGACCATGCCGAATGATCCCAATCATGCGCTGGCATCCATGGGGATTTATGTCTTCAATACCCGGTTTCTGTTCGAGCAGCTCTGCCAAGATGCGAATGATCCGAAGAGCGCCCATGACTTTGGAAAAAACATCATTCCTTCGATCATCGATAAACGACGCGTTTTCGCTTTTCCATTTCGTGATGAGAATCGCAAAAAGGAAGCGTACTGGCGCGACGTTGGTACGCTAGATGCCTTCTACGAAGCCAATATGGATTTGGTTAGTATCGATCCGCAGCTCAATCTCTATGACGGTTCATGGCCCATTCGCACCCATCAGCCGAACCTCCCCCCTCCGAAGTTCGTGTTTGGTTCGCGCGGTGAAGGAGATCGCATAGGCACGGCGATCGATTCGATCATTTGCCCAGGTACCGTCGTCAGCGGCGGACGCGTCGTGCGGAGCGTCGTCGGTCCGCGCAGCCGCATCAACTCGTACTCGCAAGTTTCGGACAGCATCCTCTTCGAAGGCGTGGAGGTCGGGAGACACGCGAAGATTCGCAATGCGGTCATCGATAAAAACGTTTGCATCCCGCCAGGAATGGAAATTGGATTCGACCTAGATTTAGACCGTTCGCGCGGATTCACCGTTTCTCCCAATGGAATCGTGACTGTTGCCAAGACGGAAGATCTTTCGATGTTCGCGACCAACGCCCTTTCTTCTCGCATGCGTTCGGACAACCCTGGAAAAACACCAACACCCCACCAACCTGAACAACAGTTCACGCTGGCTCGGCATGGAGCGGACATGCCATCGCGCGAGGAAGAAAGATGA